From Synechococcus sp. A10-1-5-1, a single genomic window includes:
- a CDS encoding TMEM165/GDT1 family protein — protein MPESAPSSDTPNPKKEDQAASFGAVFLTTFTTVFLAELGDKTQLAALLLSAESGRPVLVFIGASLALISSSLVGVVLGRWLSRVLPPGQLERLAGILMIGLGLWLGRQAAFSMFPLA, from the coding sequence ATGCCTGAGTCCGCCCCGAGCAGCGACACGCCCAATCCCAAGAAAGAGGATCAAGCCGCCAGCTTTGGTGCGGTCTTCCTCACGACCTTCACCACCGTGTTTCTGGCGGAACTCGGGGACAAGACGCAATTAGCCGCGTTGCTCCTCTCGGCGGAATCCGGACGCCCAGTCCTGGTGTTCATCGGAGCGTCCCTCGCCCTGATCAGCTCCAGCCTGGTGGGCGTTGTTCTCGGCCGCTGGCTTTCGCGGGTGCTGCCCCCCGGCCAGCTCGAGCGCTTGGCCGGCATCTTGATGATCGGCTTGGGGCTCTGGCTTGGCCGGCAGGCCGCCTTCAGCATGTTCCCCCTGGCCTGA
- a CDS encoding TMEM165/GDT1 family protein, with the protein MQLPLLASTFLTVFLAELGDKTQLAIVTISGTSNRSGAVFAGSASALVLASLLGAGAGGSLSAVIPTDALQLAASVGFLVIGGRLLLKAGQEDEGAATEATDDA; encoded by the coding sequence ATGCAACTCCCTCTACTGGCCTCGACCTTCCTGACCGTCTTCCTCGCAGAGCTAGGGGACAAGACCCAACTGGCAATCGTCACCATCAGCGGCACCTCGAACCGCAGCGGTGCCGTCTTCGCGGGAAGTGCCAGTGCCCTTGTCCTGGCGAGCCTGCTCGGTGCTGGCGCTGGCGGTTCCCTCTCCGCGGTGATCCCAACAGACGCGCTGCAGCTGGCGGCTTCGGTGGGATTTTTGGTGATTGGAGGCCGGCTGCTCTTGAAGGCCGGCCAAGAGGACGAAGGCGCTGCGACCGAAGCAACGGATGACGCCTAG
- a CDS encoding RNB domain-containing ribonuclease codes for MKFTVADLIEQLPKQEPLSLSKLEKGLGLSTKADKEQLSIALSALARVGVLEEAEEGISRVEDESLIEARLRCSSKGFCFALREDGGEDIYIRDNQLNHAWNGDRVLVRVTREGGRRRSPEGGVQCILQRNTTSLLAQVEQQNDTLVAVPLDDRLLTAINLPAGDSEHLKPATEAVVEVKLDRYPVGQLPPEGHVARSLAVNAGPEADLDLLLTKHGLRELPVAPKSSAKAPDLKTRDDLTALPTLLLQLWGSADSPLLPAVSLESLEDGQRLWVHAPAIAERVGFGSALDLFLRERSEALCVGDSWLPLLPSATTKAAAFKTGTPAAALSVALDLNAEGELQHFRFCRSTISADGLVDAKALQALADRKPKARTTPAALKSLKDQLPLLEQLIALAQTLSQNRLSQGSIDLDLSIPSLEGLGELSIPEPDERRQGWMIQLDPALSPAGLLREMVLQAHRAFGRHMAALELPAIYAVNAAPEAEALNDVAKAALALEIPLELSADGNASAQELAVAFAASDRARVLLQQLREPLKPVSLCAEPGINTLAAEDQAYAPWCCAALHYADLWNQHLLVLLLSEGKDRPSVRHKTRVDIASDQSHGVIDWPLLIGSQLSPVEEGLTGALLHRLNERGRFVSELQGDALAMAQARQAEPLVGQTLTGVISGVQSYGFFVEVPPSHVEGLVHVSSLKDDWYEYRSRQNKLVGRKNRRTYMLGDQVEVTIQKVDVLRHQIDLAVVLPEGYEEFSPEDSDTQEPSDAEAGSED; via the coding sequence ATGAAGTTCACGGTCGCGGACCTCATTGAGCAGCTCCCGAAGCAGGAGCCCCTCAGCCTGAGCAAGCTCGAAAAGGGTCTCGGCCTGAGCACCAAGGCCGACAAGGAACAACTGAGCATTGCCCTGAGCGCCCTTGCCCGGGTTGGGGTGCTCGAAGAAGCCGAAGAGGGCATCAGCCGCGTCGAGGATGAGTCCCTCATCGAAGCCAGGCTCCGCTGCAGCAGCAAAGGCTTCTGCTTCGCACTGCGCGAGGACGGTGGCGAAGACATCTACATCCGCGACAACCAGCTCAACCACGCCTGGAACGGCGACAGGGTGCTAGTGCGGGTCACGCGCGAAGGTGGGCGGCGGCGCTCACCGGAAGGTGGCGTGCAGTGCATCCTCCAGCGCAACACCACGAGCCTGCTCGCCCAGGTGGAGCAGCAGAACGACACGCTTGTGGCCGTGCCCCTGGACGATCGTCTGTTGACGGCGATCAACCTGCCGGCCGGTGACAGTGAGCACCTCAAACCCGCCACGGAAGCCGTGGTGGAAGTCAAGCTGGACCGCTACCCCGTGGGGCAACTTCCCCCCGAGGGTCATGTAGCCCGCAGTCTCGCGGTCAATGCCGGTCCGGAAGCCGATCTGGATTTGCTGCTGACGAAGCACGGTCTTCGCGAGCTGCCGGTGGCACCGAAGAGCAGCGCCAAAGCCCCCGACCTCAAAACGCGGGATGACCTGACCGCCCTGCCAACCCTGCTGCTCCAGCTTTGGGGCAGTGCTGATTCCCCGCTCCTGCCCGCGGTTTCCTTGGAGTCGTTGGAGGACGGTCAGCGCCTCTGGGTTCACGCCCCCGCCATCGCCGAGCGTGTGGGCTTTGGTAGCGCCCTCGATCTGTTCCTGCGGGAGCGCAGCGAAGCCCTGTGCGTGGGTGACAGCTGGCTACCGCTGCTCCCCAGCGCCACCACCAAAGCAGCGGCCTTCAAAACCGGAACCCCCGCTGCAGCGCTCTCGGTCGCCCTTGATCTGAACGCCGAGGGTGAGCTGCAGCACTTCCGCTTCTGCCGCAGCACCATCTCCGCCGATGGCCTGGTCGATGCAAAAGCCCTGCAGGCCCTAGCCGATCGCAAGCCCAAGGCACGCACGACACCCGCTGCCCTGAAATCGCTCAAGGATCAGCTGCCACTCCTGGAGCAGCTGATTGCCCTAGCCCAGACCCTGAGCCAGAACCGCCTGAGCCAAGGCTCGATCGATCTAGATCTGAGCATCCCCAGCCTCGAGGGACTGGGTGAGCTGTCCATCCCCGAACCGGATGAACGCCGCCAGGGCTGGATGATTCAGCTTGATCCCGCCCTCTCCCCCGCTGGCTTGCTACGGGAAATGGTCCTGCAGGCCCATCGGGCCTTTGGACGGCACATGGCCGCTCTGGAGCTGCCGGCCATCTATGCCGTCAATGCAGCCCCTGAGGCCGAAGCCCTCAACGACGTGGCCAAGGCTGCTCTGGCCCTGGAGATTCCCCTGGAACTCTCCGCCGATGGCAACGCCAGTGCCCAGGAACTAGCCGTGGCGTTTGCCGCGAGCGATCGAGCGCGGGTGCTGCTGCAGCAACTGCGGGAACCACTCAAACCGGTGAGCCTCTGCGCAGAGCCCGGCATCAACACCCTGGCGGCTGAAGACCAGGCCTATGCCCCGTGGTGCTGCGCAGCCCTCCACTACGCCGACCTCTGGAACCAGCACCTGTTGGTGTTGCTCTTGAGCGAGGGCAAGGATCGCCCCTCCGTTCGCCACAAGACCCGGGTCGACATCGCCTCCGATCAAAGCCACGGGGTCATCGATTGGCCCCTACTGATCGGCAGCCAGCTCAGCCCAGTCGAGGAGGGACTCACCGGAGCACTGCTGCATCGCCTGAATGAGCGCGGCCGCTTTGTCAGCGAGCTGCAGGGCGATGCCCTGGCCATGGCCCAGGCGCGCCAGGCCGAACCACTTGTGGGCCAAACCCTGACCGGGGTCATCAGTGGCGTCCAGAGCTATGGCTTCTTTGTTGAGGTGCCGCCCTCCCACGTCGAGGGCCTGGTTCATGTCAGCTCCCTGAAGGACGATTGGTACGAATACCGCTCCCGTCAGAACAAGCTGGTGGGTCGCAAGAACCGCCGCACCTACATGCTGGGCGACCAGGTGGAGGTCACCATCCAGAAGGTGGATGTACTGCGGCACCAGATCGATCTGGCCGTCGTCCTGCCTGAGGGCTACGAAGAGTTCTCCCCCGAGGATTCAGACACCCAAGAGCCCAGCGACGCCGAAGCAGGAAGCGAGGACTGA
- a CDS encoding flavin prenyltransferase UbiX, which yields MSDSSAKAAPLPIVLAVSGASAQPLAERALQLLLQAGESVDLIVSRGAIGVWQAELGVRVPNEPSAQEAFWRERSGCSTGELRCHRWNDQSVSIASGSHRTRGMVILPCSMGTVGRIASGVATDLMERCADVHLKEGRPLVICPRETPWNLIHLRNLTALAEAGARIAPPAPAWYHQPQSLDEMVDFLVIRVFDCLGYELGQLQRWTGPIQP from the coding sequence TTGAGTGACAGCAGCGCCAAGGCAGCGCCGCTGCCCATTGTTCTGGCGGTATCGGGTGCCAGTGCCCAACCCCTTGCGGAGCGGGCTCTGCAGCTCTTGCTGCAGGCCGGGGAGTCTGTGGATCTGATCGTCAGCCGCGGTGCCATCGGCGTCTGGCAAGCGGAGCTGGGGGTGCGGGTGCCAAACGAGCCATCGGCCCAGGAGGCCTTCTGGCGGGAGCGCAGCGGCTGCAGCACCGGTGAACTGCGTTGCCACCGCTGGAACGACCAATCCGTGTCCATTGCCAGTGGTAGCCATCGCACCCGCGGGATGGTGATCCTGCCCTGTTCCATGGGGACCGTCGGCCGCATCGCCTCGGGGGTCGCCACCGACCTGATGGAGCGGTGCGCCGATGTCCATCTCAAGGAAGGAAGGCCGCTGGTGATCTGCCCGCGAGAAACCCCCTGGAACCTGATCCACCTACGCAACCTCACCGCCCTGGCGGAGGCGGGAGCACGGATCGCACCCCCAGCCCCAGCCTGGTATCACCAGCCGCAATCCCTCGACGAGATGGTGGACTTTTTGGTGATTCGCGTGTTCGATTGCCTCGGATATGAGCTTGGTCAGCTGCAGCGCTGGACCGGGCCGATCCAGCCCTGA
- a CDS encoding DUF2996 domain-containing protein gives MTDSAKPAPQAADTKPAKPAKPPAPEDKPFADFVPNLLIPALAKEIEAYGGPNCSLSFEQGPMPVVGSACWQVKGTLPSGRRFWLCFTSESISSAKTIALAEAGSEPSLLESFLIDEKKMTQALLVSRLVQRLNGQKWLGAN, from the coding sequence GTGACCGATTCCGCCAAACCCGCACCACAGGCGGCAGACACCAAGCCAGCCAAGCCCGCGAAGCCCCCAGCCCCAGAAGACAAACCCTTCGCTGACTTCGTCCCGAATCTGCTGATTCCGGCGCTGGCCAAGGAAATCGAGGCCTACGGCGGTCCCAACTGCAGCCTGAGCTTCGAGCAGGGCCCCATGCCTGTCGTCGGCAGCGCCTGCTGGCAGGTCAAAGGCACCCTGCCCAGCGGCCGTCGCTTCTGGCTCTGTTTCACCAGTGAGTCCATCAGCTCTGCCAAGACCATTGCCCTGGCAGAGGCCGGAAGTGAACCCAGCCTGCTGGAGTCATTCTTGATTGATGAGAAAAAAATGACTCAGGCGCTGCTGGTCTCCCGCTTGGTGCAACGGCTCAACGGTCAGAAATGGCTGGGGGCGAACTAA
- the acsF gene encoding magnesium-protoporphyrin IX monomethyl ester (oxidative) cyclase has product MVPPTAVASSDAATAIGTPNAPATKDPVKDTILTPRFYTTDFEAMAAMDLSPNADELEAICEEFRKDYNRHHFVRNEEFEGAADKLDPETRKVFVEFLEQSCTSEFSGFLLYKELSRRIKERNPLLAECFAHMARDEARHAGFLNKSMSDFGLQLDLGFLTASKAYTYFKPEYIFYATYLSEKIGYWRYIAIFRHLEKNPDSKIFPIFNFFENWCQDENRHGDFFDALMKAQPKSVTGLRARLWCRFFLLAVFATMYVRDVARKEFYEALGLDAREYDKYVIAKTNETTARVFPVVLNVDHPKFYTRLERLVRNNDKLSAADQGNAPAPLKALRKLPYWAANAGEMAKLFFMNPIRSENYQAAVR; this is encoded by the coding sequence ATGGTGCCTCCCACCGCCGTTGCCTCATCTGACGCCGCAACAGCCATCGGCACGCCCAATGCACCGGCCACCAAAGATCCGGTCAAGGACACAATCCTGACTCCGCGGTTCTACACCACGGATTTCGAGGCCATGGCTGCCATGGACCTCAGCCCTAACGCCGATGAGCTGGAAGCCATCTGCGAGGAGTTCCGGAAGGACTACAACCGTCATCACTTCGTCCGCAACGAAGAGTTCGAAGGCGCCGCCGACAAGCTCGATCCCGAGACCCGCAAGGTCTTCGTCGAATTCCTCGAGCAGAGCTGCACCTCCGAGTTCTCTGGTTTTCTGCTCTACAAAGAGCTGAGCCGCCGGATCAAAGAGCGCAATCCCCTGCTGGCCGAGTGCTTCGCGCACATGGCCCGCGATGAGGCCCGCCACGCTGGCTTCCTGAACAAGTCCATGAGCGACTTCGGTCTGCAGCTGGACCTCGGTTTCCTCACCGCGAGCAAGGCCTACACCTACTTCAAGCCCGAATACATCTTCTACGCCACCTATCTGAGCGAGAAGATTGGCTACTGGCGCTATATCGCGATCTTCCGCCACCTCGAGAAGAACCCCGACAGCAAGATCTTCCCGATCTTCAACTTCTTTGAGAACTGGTGCCAAGACGAGAACCGTCATGGTGACTTCTTTGACGCCCTGATGAAGGCCCAGCCCAAGAGCGTCACGGGCCTGCGCGCCCGCCTCTGGTGCCGCTTCTTCCTACTGGCTGTGTTCGCCACGATGTACGTGCGTGACGTGGCCCGTAAGGAGTTCTACGAAGCCCTCGGCCTCGACGCTCGCGAGTACGACAAGTACGTGATCGCCAAGACCAACGAGACCACCGCCCGGGTCTTCCCCGTGGTGCTGAACGTCGACCATCCGAAGTTCTACACGCGTCTTGAGCGCCTGGTGCGCAACAACGACAAACTCAGTGCCGCCGATCAGGGCAATGCTCCGGCTCCGCTCAAGGCCCTCCGCAAGCTGCCCTACTGGGCTGCAAACGCCGGCGAAATGGCCAAGCTGTTCTTTATGAATCCCATTCGCAGCGAGAACTACCAAGCCGCCGTGCGCTGA
- a CDS encoding TldD/PmbA family protein, protein MGKAAGADLVEIFLERTDHIGVLAEQDTITSVTPAFGMGAGIRVFRDQRDGFVSTNDLSEAGLSTALTQALGMLGLDVQGAGLSGFEGLPALRDFALDKGLWLSSCPELTETTQKLLEGTAQLQQKGKHLQARRGSYARDWQEVMVAASDGTFGRDIRLHQSVGLNVLAADGDHRAGVGRRYGTSDRPDNLRQWDVAQAADEVCTSAGNMLYADYVEAGQMPAVLANRFGGVIFHEACGHLLETTQVERGTTPFAEKVGEPIAHEAVTAIDEGLTGGAFGSLSMDDEGLEAQRTVLIENGVLQRFLSDRAGELRTGHARTGSGRRQSHTFAAASRMRNTYIAAGPHQPEDLIASVDRGLYCKSMGGGSVGPTGQFNFAVEEGYLIEDGKLTKPVKGATLIGEAKEVMPRISMCANDLELAAGFCGSVSGSIFVTVGQPHIKVDSITVGGR, encoded by the coding sequence ATGGGCAAAGCCGCCGGAGCTGATCTCGTTGAGATCTTTCTTGAACGGACCGACCACATCGGGGTTCTCGCTGAACAGGACACGATCACCAGCGTCACTCCCGCCTTCGGCATGGGCGCAGGCATCCGCGTCTTCCGGGACCAGCGCGACGGCTTCGTCAGTACCAATGACCTCAGCGAAGCCGGACTATCCACAGCGCTCACCCAGGCCCTGGGAATGTTGGGGCTGGATGTCCAAGGGGCAGGACTGAGCGGGTTTGAGGGTTTACCGGCCCTCAGGGACTTTGCCCTGGACAAAGGTCTCTGGCTCAGCAGCTGTCCCGAGCTAACCGAGACCACCCAGAAACTGCTCGAAGGAACGGCCCAGCTGCAGCAAAAAGGCAAGCATCTGCAGGCACGCCGGGGCAGCTACGCCCGGGACTGGCAGGAAGTGATGGTGGCCGCCAGTGACGGCACCTTTGGACGGGACATCCGCCTCCATCAATCCGTGGGCCTCAATGTCCTGGCCGCCGATGGTGATCACCGCGCCGGGGTGGGGCGTCGGTACGGCACCTCTGATCGCCCGGACAATCTTCGCCAGTGGGATGTGGCCCAGGCCGCCGATGAGGTCTGCACGAGCGCCGGAAACATGCTCTATGCGGACTACGTCGAAGCCGGCCAGATGCCGGCGGTGCTCGCCAATCGCTTCGGCGGCGTGATCTTCCACGAGGCCTGCGGGCACCTGCTGGAAACCACCCAGGTGGAGCGCGGCACCACACCCTTCGCCGAGAAAGTGGGTGAACCCATCGCCCACGAGGCCGTGACGGCTATCGACGAGGGGCTGACCGGTGGCGCCTTTGGCTCCCTGTCCATGGATGACGAGGGGCTGGAGGCGCAGCGCACGGTGCTGATCGAGAACGGCGTCCTTCAGCGTTTCTTGAGCGACAGGGCTGGCGAACTGCGCACGGGCCATGCACGGACCGGCAGCGGCCGTCGCCAGAGCCACACCTTTGCGGCCGCCAGCCGCATGCGGAACACCTACATCGCAGCAGGTCCCCATCAACCGGAGGACCTCATTGCCTCGGTGGATCGCGGCCTCTACTGCAAGTCCATGGGCGGCGGAAGCGTCGGCCCCACCGGTCAGTTCAACTTCGCGGTGGAAGAGGGCTACCTGATTGAGGACGGCAAGCTCACCAAACCGGTGAAGGGCGCCACCTTGATCGGCGAAGCCAAGGAAGTGATGCCCCGCATCTCCATGTGCGCCAATGACCTGGAACTGGCCGCAGGCTTCTGCGGCTCCGTGAGCGGCAGCATCTTCGTGACCGTGGGGCAACCGCACATCAAGGTCGACTCCATCACCGTGGGGGGCCGCTGA
- a CDS encoding TldD/PmbA family protein, translating into MSNTNQTLNAEQLRSQLEGIAKEHGIRQWDLGAACSTDTSVQVDRGEPKQLKGAQRSSITIRVWNGDGLVGTTSTSDLSPSGLERALSGARDAASFGNASETPSFSPLATAPLTSLDQPLHQPQGILKLLEQLKVAERDLLGRHQAISTVPYNGLAERSSERIYLNSEGACRQQQMTTASIYLYARAEESGRKPRSSGAVRLAYGASDLDIAGCIDEAAERTISHLDYAPVETGRYTCVLSPEAFLDLVGAFSNLFNARSVLDGVSLSQRDSIGQSLAVPFLSIHDNGLHPGNIGASNFDGEGTPTRKLALLEGGVLKNFLHSEATARAFGVEPTGHAGLGAKVSVGPDWFEIGPTPGSNGGQSGLDRFKADQPIIWIDSLSALHAGVKASQGSFSLPFDGWLIQGGEARSIEAATVAGDIRQVLNAIVGFEGEAKVTPDGLCPMVWVEGLSITGEA; encoded by the coding sequence ATGAGCAACACCAACCAAACCCTGAACGCCGAACAACTCCGGAGCCAACTGGAGGGAATCGCCAAGGAACACGGCATCCGTCAGTGGGACCTCGGAGCGGCCTGCAGCACGGACACCTCCGTCCAAGTCGACCGCGGGGAACCCAAGCAGCTCAAGGGAGCGCAGCGCAGCTCGATCACGATCCGCGTCTGGAACGGCGATGGCCTGGTGGGCACCACCAGCACCTCCGATCTCTCCCCCAGCGGATTGGAACGCGCCCTCTCAGGAGCCCGAGACGCCGCTTCGTTCGGCAATGCCAGTGAGACCCCATCGTTCTCACCCCTGGCAACGGCTCCCCTGACAAGCCTGGATCAACCCCTGCATCAGCCCCAGGGCATCCTCAAGCTGCTTGAGCAGCTGAAGGTCGCTGAACGGGATCTTCTGGGACGTCATCAGGCCATCAGCACCGTTCCTTACAACGGCCTGGCCGAGCGCAGCAGCGAGCGGATCTACCTCAACAGCGAGGGGGCCTGCCGCCAGCAGCAGATGACCACCGCCAGCATCTACCTCTATGCCCGAGCCGAGGAGAGCGGCCGCAAACCGCGCAGCTCCGGTGCCGTCCGTCTGGCCTACGGCGCCTCAGACCTCGACATCGCCGGCTGCATTGACGAGGCCGCCGAGCGAACCATCAGCCACCTGGATTACGCACCGGTGGAAACCGGTCGCTACACCTGTGTTCTCAGTCCAGAAGCCTTCCTTGATCTGGTCGGCGCCTTCAGCAACCTCTTCAACGCCCGCTCGGTGCTGGATGGAGTGAGCCTGAGCCAGAGGGACTCCATCGGCCAAAGCCTGGCGGTGCCCTTCCTCTCGATCCACGACAACGGGCTGCACCCGGGCAACATCGGCGCCTCAAACTTCGACGGCGAGGGAACCCCCACCCGCAAGCTGGCCCTGCTGGAGGGCGGAGTGCTGAAGAACTTCCTGCACTCCGAAGCCACAGCGCGCGCCTTTGGCGTTGAACCCACCGGCCATGCCGGCTTGGGCGCCAAGGTCTCCGTCGGTCCCGATTGGTTTGAGATTGGCCCCACCCCTGGCAGCAACGGAGGGCAGAGCGGCTTAGATCGCTTCAAGGCCGATCAGCCGATCATTTGGATCGACTCCCTCTCCGCCCTGCATGCGGGCGTCAAGGCCAGTCAAGGGTCCTTCTCCCTCCCCTTCGATGGTTGGTTGATCCAAGGCGGGGAAGCCCGTTCGATCGAAGCGGCCACCGTGGCTGGCGATATCCGTCAGGTGCTCAACGCCATCGTCGGCTTCGAAGGCGAAGCCAAGGTGACACCCGACGGGCTTTGCCCGATGGTCTGGGTGGAGGGGCTCTCGATCACCGGCGAGGCCTAA
- the fmt gene encoding methionyl-tRNA formyltransferase, with product MRILFWGTPAYAATSLDALVAAGHQLVGVVTQPDRRRGRGKALVPSPVKARATELKIPVFTPERIRRDPECQRQLAELGADVYIVVAFGQILPPEVLQQPPLGCWNGHGSLLPRWRGAGPIQWSLIEGDAQTGVGIMAMEEGLDTGPVLLERAIPIGLLENAHQLAERLARLTGELLVEALPLIEAAGAGPEQVRLERLGVRSQPDEGMTYARMLVKEDFQLDWTASSLEIHRKVMGLYPGAASSWKGKRLKVLSSEPLIKRRSGELSPEASALAERWGLNPGETSTHTPGTVLECVEATGLVVASSGCPLLIREAQLEGKSASQGTQLLQQLGAVPGDRLGD from the coding sequence ATGCGGATCCTCTTCTGGGGTACTCCGGCCTATGCCGCCACCAGTCTCGATGCGCTGGTGGCAGCCGGACATCAACTCGTCGGGGTCGTCACCCAGCCGGACCGTCGGCGGGGGCGCGGCAAGGCGCTCGTGCCCTCACCTGTGAAGGCCCGGGCCACTGAACTCAAGATTCCCGTCTTCACCCCGGAGCGAATTCGAAGGGATCCCGAATGCCAACGGCAGCTGGCCGAGCTGGGGGCTGATGTCTACATCGTGGTCGCCTTCGGCCAGATCCTTCCGCCGGAGGTGCTGCAGCAACCGCCCCTGGGCTGCTGGAACGGCCATGGATCCCTGCTCCCCCGCTGGCGCGGCGCCGGTCCAATTCAGTGGTCTCTGATCGAAGGCGACGCACAAACGGGGGTCGGGATCATGGCGATGGAGGAGGGACTCGATACCGGACCGGTGCTGCTTGAACGCGCCATCCCGATCGGTCTACTGGAGAACGCCCACCAACTGGCCGAACGGCTGGCACGGCTCACCGGAGAGCTTTTGGTGGAAGCTCTACCCCTGATCGAGGCAGCTGGCGCGGGACCTGAACAGGTCCGATTGGAGCGCTTAGGGGTTCGCAGCCAACCGGACGAGGGAATGACCTACGCCCGGATGCTTGTGAAAGAGGACTTCCAGCTGGATTGGACGGCTTCGTCCCTGGAGATCCACCGCAAGGTGATGGGGCTCTATCCCGGTGCAGCCAGCAGCTGGAAGGGCAAACGCCTCAAGGTGCTCTCCAGTGAACCCCTGATCAAGCGTCGATCTGGGGAACTGAGCCCGGAAGCCTCAGCATTGGCCGAGCGCTGGGGGCTCAACCCAGGAGAGACCTCGACCCACACACCCGGAACCGTGCTGGAGTGCGTCGAGGCCACTGGCCTGGTGGTGGCCAGCTCGGGCTGTCCCCTCCTGATTCGAGAAGCCCAGCTGGAAGGGAAAAGTGCCAGTCAGGGAACCCAGCTGCTCCAGCAACTCGGGGCGGTCCCCGGCGATCGCCTCGGCGACTAG
- a CDS encoding DnaJ domain-containing protein gives MGFDPRRWSAEPRPQQRVTSNVDALLQENEALRREVRQLRRQLESLRQRPEPSRQRWRWQEPAEPDPLVCAAQVERWGVALAEQKGWAVLRLAGLEQLIEQLNRSSFLPQLTLQQRLDHLVPGLGRDLFAAIPSPVNKRRCAVLAAFALYGVSAIEWLDDDPQRVVLELRQRQGQSRGGDRRTRSDQRHTDRQSKTGSSADPRGRDARTVAALQVLGLEWGASRQAIKQAHRRLVKQHHPDVGGTAEAFRRVNDAYQFLVA, from the coding sequence GTGGGATTTGATCCCAGGCGCTGGTCCGCAGAGCCTCGGCCCCAGCAGCGGGTCACCAGCAACGTCGATGCGCTGCTCCAAGAGAACGAGGCCCTGAGGCGGGAGGTGCGTCAGCTGCGCAGGCAGTTGGAGTCGCTCCGCCAAAGGCCTGAACCGAGCCGGCAGCGCTGGCGATGGCAGGAACCCGCAGAGCCCGACCCGCTTGTGTGTGCTGCCCAGGTGGAGCGTTGGGGAGTGGCCCTGGCGGAGCAGAAGGGCTGGGCTGTTTTGCGCCTGGCGGGATTGGAGCAGCTCATTGAGCAGCTGAACCGCAGCAGTTTTCTGCCGCAGCTGACGCTGCAGCAGCGCCTGGATCACCTGGTGCCCGGACTTGGCCGGGACCTGTTCGCGGCGATCCCAAGCCCTGTCAACAAGAGGCGCTGTGCCGTATTGGCGGCTTTTGCCCTCTATGGCGTCAGCGCGATCGAGTGGCTCGATGACGATCCCCAGCGTGTCGTCCTGGAGCTGCGTCAGCGGCAGGGTCAGAGCAGGGGTGGAGATCGCAGGACCCGCAGTGATCAGCGCCACACGGATCGCCAGAGCAAGACGGGGAGCTCAGCCGATCCTCGTGGCCGTGATGCCCGAACGGTGGCGGCTCTTCAGGTCTTGGGGTTGGAGTGGGGGGCGTCCAGGCAGGCGATTAAGCAGGCCCATCGCCGGTTGGTGAAACAGCACCATCCAGATGTGGGCGGAACGGCTGAAGCGTTTCGGCGGGTCAACGATGCCTATCAGTTCCTTGTTGCCTAG